The Deltaproteobacteria bacterium DNA segment AGAACCAGCCATCTACCAATACAAATAACAAGAGCTTAAAAGGCAAGGAAACGGTGACAGGGGACAATTGAAACATGCCCAAGGATAACAGGATATTCGCCACCACCATATCAATTACCAAAAACGGCAAAAAAACGATGAAGCCAATCTGAAAAGCCCGGGAAAGCTCACTCACCACGAAGGCAGGAATTAAAACCAGAAAATCACTATTTTGAACACTTTCACGATCTTCCGACCTTCTCATTTTTCTGGCTAAATTATAAAACAGACTCCTCTCTTTTTCGTGCGCAAATTTGCTGATAAAAGCCCTGAAGGGCTCCTGCCCTTTCTTTACCGCCTCTTGCGCCAAAGCCAAAGTCGCCTGAGACATAAACCCCTCATTGGAATTTTGTTGAATCACCGATTCTGCACTATGATACACGTCTATAAAAACGGGGGTCATGATATAAACCGTCAAGATTAACGACAAGCCGGTAATCACTTGATTGGGAGGGATTTGCTGGGTTCCCAGGGCATTTCGAATGAGGGCCAGTACGACGGAAATTTTCACAAAGGAGGTCATCATGATAATGATGATGGGCAGGAGTGAAAGCGCCCCAAAGGCGACCATCATCATCAGAGGCTTAGACACGCCTTGGTCGTATTTTCCTTGAGCCCAAAGGGGTTCAGCAAAAAAAACAACCACTATCAGAAGAGTGAAGGGGAAAATAAAACTAGGCTTTTTGTTTGGCTTCATGGCTTTGATCCGGGACACTAAATGTTTTCTTTTGAAAATCCTGCACTGAAAATTCTAATAAAGCAGAGAGGCCTTGCTCGCTGCTACCGACCAACACTACCTTTTCAGCCACCTGTACCAGATACAAATTTTTTCGGGGTTCAATCCCTACTTTTTCCAAGACCTGGATTTTGGATCCCTGCAAGTTTTTCATCCAGGGTGATTTTGGAATCAAATACTTGATCGCCAAAAAAGCCAGAGCACTCACGAGCAACATCGAAACAATCACTTTTACAAACATCCAACCAAAACTAAGTTCGGATCCAGGAAGTGCGGCTGGATCTAAAACGGGCTGAGATTCGGCAATATTAAGTAAAAGGGTTAGCATGATTAATATGAATCAAATATTTTTAAAATGCGTACTCCAAGTCGCCCATCAATCTCAACCAACTCTCCTTTGGCAATGAGTTTCCCATTGGCGACTAAATCGATAGCTTCATTGGGCATCTTCCCCAACTCCAACACCTGCCCCATCTTCATAGAAACCACATCCTTCACCGTTACCGATTTTTTACCCAAGACAGCGACAATCTGAACGGGGATATCAGAGGTCAAATTCACAATCTTTTTTTCGGGGTTTGTATAGGCTTCAGTCTCTGAACTCGCTTGCCCATGACGATCTGCGCTATCATTGTAGGCATTGTCACCAATGTTAAAATCGGACATATCAAATTGATCTTCAGGGTTTTTACCCATGATTTCCTCCATAATAATCAATCACCTTAACCAACACTGGGGATTCCGCAGAAACCACCTGAGCCAAAAAACCCTGATTTGCATTCTCCCCTACTTTAACCACCACATTTCCAGAAAGTATTTCATCACTAAAATGACAAAAGGTCTGATCAAACAAAATGACATCCCCTCTTTCCAGCTGATTCTTTTCGGCAATAGTCAATGTCACCGAACCGATTTCGGCCAGCACCTGAGTTTTGATATAGTCCATCTCGGAGAGCCTTTTCAGGCAACGTTTATTCCACTGAAGTAGCCAATCCTCCGAATAATGCCTTGTTTTCAGAAACAACCCCTCAACCAGAGGATGCGGCAAGGCTATCAGCAAATAGCCCGATTGTCCTCCCACTTGAATCCGCAGATGAACAAGCGCCACTGCTGTTTCCTGCCTTTGAAAGGCAGCCAGTTTTTTTGTTCCCTGGTGCAAGGCCTCAAAACGAAACTGAAGCGAAGTATCCTGATTGTTGGCATTATAGAAAAGAGAAAGTACTTTTAAAATTAGGAATTCCAGCACCCCTTCCTCAAGAACACTCAGATTGCGCATTTCAATCGGGACCTCGCCCTTGGCACCCAAGAGACGGTGAATAAGCCCAAAAATAAATGTGTAATCAAATAATGCAAAGGCTTTGCCTTCTAAGGGTTGTACTGAAAGCTGCCCCAGCACACAGAACTCTGGCAGGGCTTGCATGATTTTTCTTAAATTGGATTCTTCAATTCTCTCCAAGCTGATCTTAGCCTCTTCACGAAACTGCTGAGAAAGAAATTCTTCGACTGCTCGTTTAATGGGGAGTTCATCCAACTGGAAAGGCAGATAAGAAAGGAGAGCCTCTTCAATTTGAAGATCCCGAGAACTCAGCTTTGTGAGCCCTTCAAACTGATAAGGCTTTACAACTGGAGATGAGGTCTTATCCATAGTCGCTCAACAATTTACATTGAAGTTACAAGAAGAGCTATTTCTTTTTTCCCTAGCCCATAAACTTTACCTGAATCTGGGAAAGCTGCACGCCTTTTTCTTGCAAGGCTTCACTTATATTTTGTTTTTCGCTCTCGAACAAGCGCTTCACTTGAGGGTCACTCGTGATAAAAGAGACTTCCACTTTACCATTTTTACTCGTAACCTTTAGCGAGAGCCCGCGAAATATTTTTTCGGAAAGATCCAGGTGTATCTCTTTTTGATCGTCTTTGTTCATTCCCACTTTTATCACTTGGATAATCTGGTCGAGTACTTGTTTGGGGATCTGAGAACTTGGCGTGGGTCTTTGAGTTTTTTCGATATTAGAAAAAGAATCCACTCGGGGAACTGCTATATTGGCTGGGCCTGGGTTCGCTTCCGTACGCAGTGCGGCAAAACGCCCCTGCCCTCCTGAAAATT contains these protein-coding regions:
- the sctR gene encoding type III secretion system export apparatus subunit SctR — its product is MKPNKKPSFIFPFTLLIVVVFFAEPLWAQGKYDQGVSKPLMMMVAFGALSLLPIIIIMMTSFVKISVVLALIRNALGTQQIPPNQVITGLSLILTVYIMTPVFIDVYHSAESVIQQNSNEGFMSQATLALAQEAVKKGQEPFRAFISKFAHEKERSLFYNLARKMRRSEDRESVQNSDFLVLIPAFVVSELSRAFQIGFIVFLPFLVIDMVVANILLSLGMFQLSPVTVSLPFKLLLFVLVDGWFLIAKGLVMGYI
- a CDS encoding FliO/MopB family protein, translating into MLTLLLNIAESQPVLDPAALPGSELSFGWMFVKVIVSMLLVSALAFLAIKYLIPKSPWMKNLQGSKIQVLEKVGIEPRKNLYLVQVAEKVVLVGSSEQGLSALLEFSVQDFQKKTFSVPDQSHEAKQKA
- a CDS encoding FliM/FliN family flagellar motor switch protein: MGKNPEDQFDMSDFNIGDNAYNDSADRHGQASSETEAYTNPEKKIVNLTSDIPVQIVAVLGKKSVTVKDVVSMKMGQVLELGKMPNEAIDLVANGKLIAKGELVEIDGRLGVRILKIFDSY